In Persephonella sp. IF05-L8, the following are encoded in one genomic region:
- a CDS encoding transcriptional repressor encodes MAKLNIPKGYRKTKQREAILNVLEKAEYPITAEHIFMELKNQGIDVSLSTVYRNLEMLTKEGLVVKSYMMNEDKARFALPDKKNYLVCEKCGKIVIIDNCPFDKFKEELIEVHGFDITGHSIEVYGICPECQKKK; translated from the coding sequence ATGGCTAAATTAAATATTCCCAAAGGCTACAGAAAGACGAAACAAAGGGAAGCAATACTTAATGTTTTAGAAAAGGCTGAGTATCCTATCACAGCTGAGCATATATTTATGGAATTGAAAAATCAGGGAATAGATGTAAGCCTTTCTACTGTTTATAGAAATCTGGAAATGCTAACCAAGGAAGGCCTTGTTGTTAAATCGTACATGATGAATGAGGATAAAGCCCGTTTTGCACTACCGGATAAAAAGAATTATCTTGTCTGTGAAAAATGTGGAAAAATCGTAATTATTGATAACTGTCCCTTTGATAAGTTCAAAGAAGAACTCATAGAAGTCCATGGATTTGATATTACAGGACACTCCATTGAAGTTTATGGTATCTGTCCAGAATGTCAGAAAAAGAAATAA
- a CDS encoding nucleoside deaminase has protein sequence MSEKEIKKFIDEAYKEALKAYSKDEVPVGAVIVKDGKIIGRGHNLRVSENNALLHAEIVAIQDACKNINNWRLDGATLIVTNEPCVMCTGAIMQARISEVIFCSLNQKMGAILSNLNILDYNNITFKVKYKYEPDEKCSKILTDYFKHKRGRNIEENTFNSIYNNGSPS, from the coding sequence ATGTCAGAAAAAGAAATAAAAAAATTCATTGATGAGGCTTACAAAGAGGCTCTCAAAGCATACTCTAAAGACGAAGTCCCTGTCGGTGCAGTAATTGTTAAAGATGGAAAAATCATAGGCAGAGGACATAATCTTAGAGTTTCGGAGAACAATGCTTTGCTACATGCAGAAATAGTTGCCATTCAGGATGCCTGTAAAAATATAAATAACTGGCGTTTAGATGGTGCAACCTTGATTGTAACCAACGAACCCTGTGTTATGTGCACAGGGGCAATAATGCAGGCACGTATCAGTGAAGTCATTTTTTGCTCCCTTAATCAAAAAATGGGTGCTATCTTGAGTAATCTGAATATCTTAGATTATAATAATATAACCTTTAAAGTTAAATATAAGTATGAACCAGACGAAAAATGTTCAAAAATACTAACAGATTATTTCAAGCATAAACGGGGGAGGAATATTGAAGAAAATACTTTTAATTCTATTTATAATAACGGTAGCCCTTCTTGA
- a CDS encoding SH3 domain-containing protein, with protein sequence MKKILLILFIITVALLDAYLAKELLLDPISRQFANYQNQSKSVSEHNTQHDIIKEIIKKAEEEITFADQNTQETIQPAQKTVVSPAKTTDTLLMAQEFTRMREKPDIKSKVIAIVRKGAVVRVIDQKGRYWKKIIYKSGGDVYEGWVDGRFFKPKKSQ encoded by the coding sequence TTGAAGAAAATACTTTTAATTCTATTTATAATAACGGTAGCCCTTCTTGATGCATATCTTGCCAAAGAGCTTTTACTTGACCCTATTTCCAGACAGTTTGCCAACTACCAAAATCAATCAAAGAGTGTATCAGAGCACAATACACAACATGATATAATCAAAGAAATTATAAAAAAAGCAGAAGAAGAGATTACATTTGCTGACCAAAACACCCAGGAAACCATACAGCCTGCTCAAAAAACAGTAGTATCTCCAGCTAAAACTACTGATACATTACTAATGGCTCAAGAATTTACAAGAATGAGGGAAAAGCCCGATATCAAGTCAAAAGTTATAGCTATTGTCAGGAAAGGTGCTGTTGTTAGAGTTATAGACCAGAAAGGTAGATATTGGAAAAAAATTATTTACAAATCTGGTGGAGATGTGTATGAAGGATGGGTGGATGGTAGATTTTTTAAACCAAAAAAGTCTCAATAA
- a CDS encoding agmatine deiminase family protein translates to MEKYRVPAEWERHYGTITTYPQAYETFFDRLENAKNTFVQMVKLIAEGEKVFINVNDENTKEELENKLKKADANQKNIQIFINPTNDAWCRDYCPIFVKNSQIKALKFRFNAWGNKYPYQLDDEAGRKITEFLRIDRIDIDMVLEGGSVDINGKGCLITTESCLLNPNRNPDMSKEEIEKALKKYLGVEKILWLGEGIVGDDTDGHVDDITRFVKEDTILTVIERDKSDPNYEPLMENFNRLKSFTDTSGKPFKIITLPMPDPVYYRYPDKDEKERLPASYANFYITNKYVIVPVYNCKQDEVALDIIQKIFPDRRVVGLYAYDIVVGLGAFHCLTMQVPA, encoded by the coding sequence ATGGAAAAATATAGAGTTCCTGCAGAATGGGAAAGACACTATGGAACAATCACTACATATCCGCAGGCTTATGAAACTTTTTTTGATAGACTGGAAAATGCAAAAAATACCTTTGTTCAGATGGTTAAGCTAATAGCAGAAGGAGAAAAAGTTTTTATAAATGTTAATGACGAAAATACAAAGGAAGAACTTGAAAATAAACTAAAAAAGGCAGATGCAAACCAGAAAAATATCCAGATATTTATAAATCCCACTAACGATGCATGGTGCAGAGATTACTGCCCTATTTTTGTTAAAAACAGTCAGATTAAGGCTCTAAAATTCAGATTTAATGCATGGGGGAATAAGTATCCATACCAGCTTGATGATGAAGCAGGCAGAAAAATAACAGAGTTCCTAAGAATAGATAGAATAGATATTGATATGGTTCTGGAAGGCGGCTCAGTCGATATAAACGGTAAAGGTTGTTTAATAACCACAGAAAGTTGTTTGCTAAATCCAAACAGAAATCCTGATATGAGTAAGGAAGAGATAGAAAAAGCGCTAAAAAAATATCTTGGTGTTGAAAAAATACTGTGGCTTGGTGAAGGAATTGTTGGAGATGATACAGATGGACATGTGGATGATATAACCAGATTTGTAAAGGAAGATACAATCTTAACAGTAATAGAAAGAGATAAATCTGACCCAAATTATGAACCTCTGATGGAAAATTTTAACCGTCTAAAAAGTTTTACAGATACCTCAGGAAAACCATTCAAAATAATTACTCTTCCTATGCCTGACCCTGTTTATTACAGATATCCAGACAAAGATGAAAAGGAAAGACTTCCAGCTTCTTACGCAAATTTCTATATAACAAATAAATATGTGATAGTGCCAGTGTATAACTGTAAACAGGATGAGGTTGCTCTTGATATTATTCAAAAGATTTTTCCTGATAGAAGGGTTGTTGGACTTTATGCCTATGATATAGTGGTTGGACTTGGAGCATTCCATTGTTTAACAATGCAGGTGCCGGCATGA
- a CDS encoding RNA-guided endonuclease TnpB family protein, whose protein sequence is MKLKRTIKLVVKPSEEEKQILFKTLEEYKFAYNFVAEIGWKSKVSNSIKLHNLTYTTVREKTSLPSQLVISARMVASESLKSAFNRRKKGLKVSCPYSNNPAIRYDKRSYSVWFDREEISIATVEGRLKLKIKIPEYFKQYLNWKIRSASLKYDKRLKKFFFNIVVEKEIEEIPENDTVIGVDLGLSKLAVISTADGKINKFFDGRHIRAVSERYFAIRKKLQSKGTPSAKRHLKKLSQKEKRFRTAINHKIAKEIVSLVPAGGTIVLEELKGIRERIKVSKKERRWIHSWNFAQLQQFIEYKAQSKGIKVVYINPKYTSQRCNKCGHISKSNRKDQSHFKCSSCGYTINADLNASRNIAINYLVSQQERLGHRVASLPVWAVVNQPNVRGLANFSHS, encoded by the coding sequence ATGAAACTCAAAAGAACTATAAAACTTGTTGTTAAACCTTCTGAAGAAGAAAAACAAATCCTTTTTAAAACCCTTGAAGAGTACAAATTTGCCTATAATTTCGTTGCTGAAATAGGCTGGAAGTCTAAAGTTTCTAATTCTATAAAACTTCACAATCTTACTTATACCACTGTTAGAGAAAAAACTTCCTTGCCATCTCAATTGGTTATATCTGCCAGAATGGTAGCCTCTGAAAGCCTTAAATCTGCTTTTAATAGAAGAAAGAAGGGTCTTAAAGTTTCCTGTCCATATTCTAACAATCCAGCTATCAGATATGATAAAAGGTCTTACTCTGTATGGTTTGACAGAGAAGAAATATCTATTGCTACAGTCGAAGGAAGGCTTAAACTCAAAATAAAAATTCCTGAATATTTCAAGCAATATCTTAACTGGAAAATTCGCTCTGCCTCTTTGAAATACGATAAAAGGCTCAAAAAGTTTTTCTTTAACATAGTTGTTGAAAAGGAAATTGAAGAAATCCCCGAAAATGACACAGTTATAGGAGTTGATTTGGGACTTTCCAAACTTGCCGTTATATCTACTGCTGATGGAAAAATTAACAAATTTTTTGATGGAAGACATATAAGAGCCGTATCTGAAAGATACTTTGCTATAAGAAAGAAGTTGCAGTCTAAAGGCACTCCTTCTGCAAAAAGACACCTTAAGAAGTTGTCGCAGAAGGAGAAACGGTTTCGGACTGCTATTAACCATAAAATAGCTAAAGAGATTGTTAGTCTTGTTCCTGCTGGTGGAACTATTGTATTGGAGGAGCTTAAAGGAATTAGAGAAAGGATTAAGGTATCCAAAAAGGAAAGGAGATGGATACATAGCTGGAACTTTGCACAACTTCAGCAGTTTATAGAGTATAAAGCTCAAAGCAAAGGAATAAAGGTTGTGTATATCAATCCAAAATACACTTCTCAAAGGTGTAATAAGTGTGGACATATAAGCAAGTCTAATAGGAAAGACCAATCTCACTTTAAATGTTCCTCCTGTGGATATACTATTAATGCTGACCTTAATGCCAGCAGGAATATAGCTATTAACTATCTGGTCTCTCAACAAGAGAGACTGGGGCACAGGGTAGCAAGTCTCCCTGTGTGGGCTGTTGTCAACCAGCCTAATGTAAGGGGGTTGGCTAACTTTTCCCATAGCTAA
- a CDS encoding NTPase — protein MKILITGKPGIGKTTVIKKLTSYLKDKAVGFYTEEIRDKTGHRKGFVIKTLDGKEGILALKGLVSRYKVGKYGVNIEEFENIAIPVLEKALKENKIILIDEIGKMELFSSKFAQLIKQLFEDKNKTIIATIPIKNVHPIIKWLKSLPYAQIIKIDYTNRNYIPEKILESINER, from the coding sequence ATGAAAATATTAATTACAGGAAAACCGGGAATAGGAAAAACAACAGTGATAAAAAAACTAACAAGTTATTTAAAGGATAAAGCTGTTGGTTTTTATACAGAGGAAATAAGAGATAAAACCGGCCATAGAAAAGGTTTCGTTATTAAAACTCTGGATGGGAAAGAAGGTATTCTTGCACTAAAAGGTTTAGTTTCCAGATACAAAGTTGGCAAATACGGGGTCAACATAGAAGAATTTGAAAATATTGCCATACCGGTCTTAGAAAAAGCCCTTAAAGAAAACAAAATTATACTTATTGACGAGATTGGAAAGATGGAGCTATTTTCTTCAAAATTTGCCCAGCTAATAAAACAACTTTTTGAAGATAAGAATAAAACCATAATAGCCACAATTCCCATAAAAAATGTTCATCCTATTATTAAATGGCTTAAATCCCTGCCATATGCCCAGATAATAAAAATTGATTACACAAACAGAAATTACATACCTGAAAAAATTCTGGAGAGTATAAATGAAAGGTAA
- a CDS encoding ribonuclease Z: MKGKIVLLGTSSAMPTVDRNNSGIYMKYKGEGFLFDCGEGTQRQIMKAGLSIYQVDKIFISHLHTDHTLGLPGLLETLDMHDKPKVDIYSIHGLQKVLGCVLNGVIYAPDIDINIHEFEPQDEIFTIFENKEYAVKSIGLNHVVDCIGFSFEEKPKRKFIKEKIEELNLTDKDFIQLKNEGKIIRDGQVITKEEITYEEKGFKFTYIPDTYKTDNIIKLAKGSDILVIEATYLDEEDKAREYGHLSLEYILEIYPQLECKQIILTHFSRRYKDMKPYIKKIQEKGYQNILIGRDFMEIKF, encoded by the coding sequence ATGAAAGGTAAGATTGTCTTACTTGGAACTTCCTCTGCGATGCCAACGGTGGATAGAAATAACAGCGGTATTTACATGAAATATAAAGGGGAAGGTTTTCTGTTTGATTGTGGAGAGGGAACCCAGCGTCAAATAATGAAGGCTGGTCTGAGTATCTACCAGGTGGATAAAATTTTTATTTCCCATCTGCACACCGACCATACCCTTGGTCTTCCCGGTTTACTGGAAACACTTGATATGCATGATAAACCAAAAGTAGATATTTACTCCATCCATGGACTTCAGAAGGTTCTGGGTTGCGTATTAAATGGTGTTATATATGCACCTGATATAGATATTAATATCCATGAGTTTGAGCCTCAGGATGAGATTTTCACAATATTTGAAAATAAAGAATATGCTGTCAAATCAATAGGACTTAATCATGTTGTTGATTGTATAGGGTTTTCCTTTGAGGAAAAACCAAAAAGAAAATTCATAAAAGAAAAAATTGAAGAACTTAACTTAACAGATAAAGATTTTATCCAGCTTAAAAATGAAGGAAAAATAATCAGAGATGGACAGGTTATTACAAAAGAAGAAATAACTTATGAAGAAAAAGGCTTCAAATTTACATATATCCCTGATACATATAAAACAGACAACATTATAAAGCTGGCAAAAGGCAGTGATATTTTAGTTATTGAGGCAACTTATCTTGATGAGGAAGATAAAGCAAGGGAGTATGGACATCTGTCCCTTGAATATATTTTGGAAATATATCCACAACTTGAATGTAAACAGATTATCCTTACCCACTTTAGCAGAAGATACAAGGATATGAAACCTTACATCAAAAAAATACAGGAAAAAGGCTACCAAAATATACTGATAGGCAGAGACTTTATGGAAATTAAGTTTTAA
- a CDS encoding carbon-nitrogen hydrolase gives MKVNIGLIQMSCTDDINENFEKAIGYIKEAAKSGANLVVTQELFKSKYFCQVEDWDFFKLAEEINPQSDTIKRLSQVAKDSDVVIVASLFEKRDKGLYHNTVVVIDADGSFLGKYRKMHIPDDPHFYEKFYFTPGDLGYKVFQTKYCKVGTLICWDQWFPEAARLTAMQGADIIVYPTAIGWLPEEKEEYGESQYNAWETVQKGHAVANGCYVAAVNRVGFEQSPDGNSGIEFWGQSFIADPYGQIIKKASVDKEEILICEIDTDILDEHRTVWPFFRDRRIDSYQDITKRWLRD, from the coding sequence CTGAAGGTAAATATTGGTCTTATCCAGATGAGCTGCACAGATGATATCAATGAAAATTTTGAAAAAGCTATCGGCTATATAAAGGAAGCTGCAAAAAGCGGTGCAAATCTGGTAGTTACACAGGAGTTGTTTAAATCAAAATATTTCTGTCAGGTTGAGGACTGGGATTTTTTTAAACTTGCTGAAGAAATTAATCCCCAATCAGACACTATAAAGAGGCTTTCTCAGGTTGCTAAGGATAGTGATGTTGTTATTGTTGCAAGTCTATTTGAGAAAAGAGATAAAGGCCTTTATCACAATACAGTTGTTGTTATAGATGCAGATGGAAGTTTCCTTGGAAAATACAGGAAAATGCATATTCCAGATGACCCTCATTTTTATGAAAAGTTTTATTTCACTCCCGGGGATTTAGGATACAAGGTTTTCCAGACAAAATACTGTAAGGTAGGAACCCTTATTTGCTGGGATCAGTGGTTTCCTGAGGCTGCAAGGCTGACAGCAATGCAGGGAGCAGATATTATTGTCTATCCAACTGCTATAGGCTGGCTTCCTGAGGAAAAAGAGGAATACGGAGAAAGCCAGTATAATGCATGGGAGACTGTTCAGAAAGGTCATGCAGTTGCAAATGGCTGTTATGTAGCAGCTGTAAACAGGGTTGGGTTTGAACAATCCCCTGATGGAAATAGTGGAATAGAGTTCTGGGGACAGAGTTTCATTGCTGACCCTTACGGTCAGATAATCAAAAAAGCTTCAGTTGACAAGGAAGAGATACTAATCTGTGAAATTGATACAGATATTCTTGATGAGCATCGAACTGTATGGCCATTTTTCAGAGATAGGAGAATAGATAGCTATCAGGATATTACAAAACGCTGGCTTAGGGATTAA
- a CDS encoding DEAD/DEAH box helicase, translated as MSDTTFRELPISQTTLKSIEKMGYKKPTEIQEKAIPVVMEGKDLIAQAQTGTGKTAAFGIPIVEKVNPKARKIQALVLVPTRELAIQVVKEIKDIGRSKKLFALAVYGGKSIKHQIDFLKKGKDVVIVGTPGRIRDLIERGVLDLSNVEIFVLDEADRMLDMGFIEDIEFIFEQTPKDKQTLMFSATMPPSIKRLAEKFLRPDYEMVRVKPEEVTVDRIKQIVYRVDENKQFEKLTESLKEHPETKTIIFTETKKEADQIADKLRKEGFNASAIHGDYSQAKREKVLRDFRRNQLQILVATDVAARGLDIKGVDLVMNYSLPRNVESYVHRIGRTGRAGKEGTAISIMNTQEDNLFRLIKKITKADIQFENLSDKEFTKPQSKRRFTSRRRYTRR; from the coding sequence ATGTCAGACACAACTTTTAGGGAATTACCAATTTCCCAGACAACACTCAAATCAATTGAGAAAATGGGCTACAAAAAGCCTACAGAAATTCAGGAAAAAGCCATCCCAGTTGTAATGGAAGGTAAAGACCTTATTGCACAGGCACAGACAGGAACAGGGAAAACAGCAGCTTTTGGTATTCCGATTGTTGAAAAGGTCAACCCAAAAGCAAGAAAAATTCAGGCACTTGTTCTGGTTCCAACAAGGGAACTGGCAATTCAGGTTGTCAAGGAGATTAAAGATATCGGAAGAAGCAAAAAACTGTTTGCACTTGCTGTTTACGGTGGAAAATCAATAAAACATCAGATAGATTTTCTTAAAAAAGGAAAAGATGTTGTTATTGTAGGAACACCGGGAAGAATTAGGGACCTTATAGAAAGAGGAGTTTTAGACCTTTCTAATGTTGAAATCTTTGTCCTTGACGAAGCAGACAGAATGCTGGATATGGGATTTATTGAGGATATTGAGTTTATCTTTGAACAAACACCAAAAGATAAGCAAACCCTTATGTTCTCTGCAACAATGCCACCTTCAATAAAAAGACTTGCAGAAAAATTCCTTAGACCTGATTATGAAATGGTCAGGGTTAAACCTGAAGAGGTTACTGTAGACAGAATTAAGCAGATTGTTTATAGAGTTGATGAAAATAAACAGTTTGAGAAACTAACAGAAAGCCTCAAAGAACATCCAGAAACTAAAACAATAATCTTCACAGAAACCAAAAAAGAGGCTGACCAGATAGCGGATAAACTCAGGAAAGAGGGTTTTAATGCCAGTGCTATTCACGGGGATTACTCACAGGCAAAAAGGGAAAAAGTTCTCAGAGATTTCAGAAGAAATCAACTTCAGATACTTGTTGCAACAGATGTTGCTGCAAGGGGACTGGATATAAAAGGTGTTGACCTTGTTATGAATTATTCTCTCCCAAGGAATGTTGAAAGCTACGTTCATAGAATAGGAAGAACCGGAAGGGCAGGTAAAGAAGGAACAGCGATATCAATAATGAACACTCAGGAAGATAACTTGTTTAGACTTATTAAAAAAATAACTAAAGCTGATATCCAGTTTGAAAATCTTTCAGATAAAGAGTTCACAAAACCACAGTCAAAAAGAAGATTTACCAGCAGAAGAAGATATACCCGCAGGTAA
- the truB gene encoding tRNA pseudouridine(55) synthase TruB has translation MDGILLIDKPAGITSNSLVQKIKKHLKNIYNTDIKIGHTGTLDFFATGLMIITLGKATRLTEYYQGLDKEYLATGELGKITDTYDINGKIIEEKECDISEEKLKEIILSFPKEYLQYPPPYSAKRIKGKRAYQLAKKGIQPELKPKKVKIYSMEILNISLPFFTIKVYCSSGTYIRSIIKEIGDLTGCGAYTKELRRTKIDSFSVENALPLNEFLQKTDIQDIIIPLENALPFMEKIQLNEGFDKRFLHGQRFRVPAQKGIYRIYDHTGKFIGIGKVDENRILHPQKVFPPE, from the coding sequence ATGGACGGAATACTTCTTATTGATAAACCTGCAGGTATCACATCAAACAGCCTTGTTCAAAAAATCAAAAAACATCTAAAAAATATTTACAACACAGATATAAAAATTGGTCATACCGGAACATTAGACTTTTTTGCCACAGGATTAATGATAATAACCCTTGGAAAAGCCACCCGACTAACAGAATATTATCAGGGTTTAGACAAAGAATACCTTGCCACAGGTGAACTGGGAAAAATCACAGATACTTATGATATAAACGGAAAAATTATTGAAGAAAAAGAATGTGATATATCAGAAGAAAAGCTTAAAGAAATAATACTTTCTTTTCCAAAAGAATATCTACAATATCCACCTCCATACTCAGCAAAAAGAATAAAAGGTAAAAGAGCCTATCAACTCGCCAAAAAAGGTATCCAGCCTGAGCTAAAACCTAAAAAGGTGAAAATTTACTCCATGGAAATTTTAAATATATCTCTGCCATTTTTCACAATCAAAGTTTACTGTTCATCAGGAACATATATCAGAAGCATAATAAAAGAAATCGGCGATTTGACAGGCTGTGGTGCATATACAAAAGAGTTAAGAAGGACAAAAATTGATAGCTTTTCAGTAGAAAATGCACTACCTCTAAATGAATTCTTACAAAAAACAGATATTCAGGATATCATTATTCCCCTTGAAAATGCTTTACCATTTATGGAAAAAATCCAGCTAAATGAAGGATTTGATAAAAGATTTCTACACGGTCAAAGGTTTAGGGTGCCTGCACAGAAAGGTATTTATAGAATTTACGACCATACCGGTAAATTTATAGGCATCGGAAAAGTTGATGAAAATCGTATTTTACATCCACAAAAGGTTTTTCCACCAGAATAA
- a CDS encoding aspartate carbamoyltransferase catalytic subunit, whose product MKDLISVNQIDEQKFYQIYELYKDYRDRYKNGETKFTDLRGYSILLPFFENSTRTRTSFELAGKILGADTINISGSSSSVKKGETLYDTIKTLEAMQADFIVIRHYMSGAAHIVANKVNSRVINAGDGTHEHPSQALLDAITILEHKGEIEGLKIAIIGDILHSRVARSDIKLLHMLGAEITLCGPQTMLPRHLEQFEVDYITTDVEDALKDKDVAIFLRIQLERQKKVFFSTLNEYSIKYGLNQVRVNLLKEDALIMHPGPVNRGVEIQSELIYGDRSVILDQVENGLFTRMAIYKFLLNQ is encoded by the coding sequence TTGAAGGATTTAATCTCTGTAAACCAGATTGATGAGCAGAAATTTTATCAGATATATGAGCTTTATAAGGATTACAGAGACAGATATAAAAATGGAGAAACAAAATTCACAGATTTAAGAGGATATTCAATCCTCCTTCCATTTTTTGAAAATTCCACAAGAACAAGAACATCCTTTGAACTTGCAGGAAAAATCTTAGGGGCAGATACCATTAATATTTCCGGTTCTTCCAGCTCAGTAAAAAAAGGAGAAACCCTTTACGATACAATCAAAACCCTTGAAGCAATGCAGGCTGATTTTATTGTTATCAGGCATTATATGTCCGGTGCAGCCCATATAGTAGCCAACAAGGTAAATTCACGGGTTATTAATGCAGGGGACGGAACCCATGAACATCCTTCTCAGGCACTTTTAGATGCCATCACAATTTTAGAACATAAGGGCGAAATAGAAGGCCTTAAAATAGCCATTATCGGAGATATTCTCCACAGCAGAGTTGCCCGTTCAGATATTAAACTGCTTCATATGCTTGGAGCAGAGATTACCCTCTGTGGACCTCAAACAATGCTGCCAAGACATCTTGAACAGTTTGAAGTGGATTATATAACAACAGATGTTGAGGATGCTCTAAAAGACAAAGATGTTGCAATTTTTCTGAGAATTCAGCTTGAAAGACAGAAAAAGGTATTCTTCTCCACTCTTAATGAGTATTCCATAAAATACGGACTTAATCAGGTAAGGGTCAATCTCCTTAAGGAAGATGCTTTAATTATGCATCCGGGACCTGTTAATCGTGGAGTGGAAATTCAGAGTGAACTTATTTACGGGGATAGGAGCGTAATTCTTGACCAGGTAGAAAATGGACTTTTCACCCGTATGGCTATATACAAATTCCTGCTAAATCAATAA
- the argF gene encoding ornithine carbamoyltransferase: protein MKRDFLNVSDLTKDEILEIIEYAIKLKKKPFSDQTLKNKSIGLIFMKPSTRTRLSFEVGVYQMGGQPIYITGSSTQMSRGEDIKDTGRVMARYLDGIVIRTYSHKEVEELAQYFDKPVINALTDYLHPCQILADLQTIYERFGKIEDIKVAFVGDGNNLANTWLIAGGLIGFNVSVATPEGYEPSGKAVYEALNLAKKTGAEIQLTHDPIEAVKDADVIYTDVWVSMGQEGEKEKKEAFTGFTIDKQLLKHASKNAIVMHCLPAHKGEEISEEVFEQFADVIFDEAENRLHAQKALMSLLFK from the coding sequence TTGAAAAGGGATTTTTTGAATGTTTCAGACCTTACAAAAGATGAAATTTTAGAGATTATTGAGTATGCAATAAAACTGAAAAAAAAGCCTTTTTCCGACCAGACTTTAAAAAATAAATCTATAGGTCTGATTTTTATGAAACCTTCTACAAGGACAAGACTGTCCTTTGAGGTGGGCGTTTACCAGATGGGAGGTCAGCCTATCTATATAACAGGCTCATCAACACAGATGAGCAGAGGAGAGGATATAAAAGATACAGGCAGGGTTATGGCCAGATATTTAGATGGAATAGTAATCAGGACTTATTCACATAAAGAGGTGGAAGAGCTTGCCCAGTATTTTGATAAACCTGTTATAAATGCACTTACAGATTATCTGCACCCCTGTCAGATACTTGCTGACCTCCAGACTATTTATGAAAGATTTGGAAAAATAGAAGATATAAAAGTGGCATTTGTAGGGGATGGTAATAATCTTGCAAATACATGGCTCATAGCAGGAGGTCTAATTGGTTTTAATGTATCTGTTGCAACTCCGGAAGGATATGAGCCATCGGGAAAAGCCGTTTATGAGGCATTAAATCTTGCAAAAAAAACAGGAGCAGAGATACAGCTAACCCACGACCCTATAGAAGCAGTTAAGGATGCAGATGTTATATACACAGATGTATGGGTAAGCATGGGGCAGGAAGGAGAAAAGGAGAAAAAGGAAGCCTTCACGGGATTTACCATTGATAAACAACTCCTTAAGCATGCCTCAAAAAATGCAATTGTTATGCATTGTCTTCCTGCACATAAAGGAGAGGAAATATCAGAAGAAGTTTTTGAGCAGTTTGCAGATGTTATTTTTGATGAAGCAGAAAATAGACTTCACGCTCAAAAAGCATTAATGAGTTTACTATTCAAATAA